In the Stigmatella erecta genome, one interval contains:
- a CDS encoding OPT family oligopeptide transporter: MASSPSPSPAPPPASLTVLRIPGATPEEADAYWLREVYQGDRLPQLTLRAVLLGSGLGAILCATNLYAGLKVGPSFGVAVTAGLLAFATHGALRRLAPRLAGGPLSPLELCCAQAVASAAGYATGGALVSVQGAYLLTTGHHPPAWVLLPWTFVLSALGVLFAVPFKRQFVDREQLPFPTGTAAAVTVRSLHATGHEARPRLRALGLGGLVSGAVTLGRDALERLPYAWAFPGALGGVPLERLGFALETSLLPVGAGALLGLRITASLCLGALLMHGLVGPRVFASGLLPAGGGLQDLLTWSLWPGAAALTTSSLLRFALQARALKRAWQGLLSLRASAPQPVDALQVPRRWLVGGIAVLAPAAVWLAFTGFGVPVPHAALAVALSFFLCLISCRVTGETDATPVGSLGQVTQLTYGALLPRNVVANLVTAGITVNTASSAADLLSDLKTGHLLGANPRRQFLAQLLGTGVGAVAAVPLFYLLVPDRSALGGPHFPAAAAFTTASLSEVLSSGVSGLAPDLRLAGAWAAFGAAVLTLAEHLLPERVRRWVPSPLGLGLACLLPASTSFGLFLGGLAAEAVRRLRPSAVEGRVLPLAAGLIAGEGLVGVAIVGLQSL; encoded by the coding sequence ATGGCCTCCTCGCCGTCCCCTTCCCCTGCGCCCCCCCCCGCGTCGCTGACGGTGCTGCGCATTCCCGGAGCCACGCCGGAGGAGGCGGACGCGTACTGGCTCCGGGAGGTGTACCAGGGGGACCGGCTGCCGCAGCTCACCCTGCGCGCGGTGCTGCTGGGCAGCGGGCTGGGCGCCATCCTGTGCGCCACCAACCTGTACGCGGGCCTGAAGGTGGGGCCCTCCTTCGGGGTGGCCGTCACCGCGGGGCTGCTGGCGTTCGCGACGCACGGCGCCCTGCGCAGGCTCGCCCCCCGGCTCGCGGGAGGGCCGCTCTCCCCGCTGGAGCTGTGCTGCGCCCAGGCGGTGGCCTCCGCCGCGGGCTATGCCACCGGGGGCGCCCTGGTGTCCGTGCAGGGCGCGTACCTGCTCACCACCGGCCACCACCCGCCCGCGTGGGTGCTGTTGCCGTGGACGTTCGTGCTGTCCGCGCTGGGCGTCCTGTTCGCCGTGCCCTTCAAGCGCCAGTTCGTGGACCGGGAGCAGCTGCCCTTCCCCACGGGCACCGCCGCCGCCGTCACCGTGCGCTCGCTGCACGCCACCGGGCACGAGGCGCGGCCCCGCCTGCGCGCGCTGGGCCTGGGCGGGCTGGTGTCGGGCGCCGTCACGCTGGGGCGCGATGCGCTGGAGCGCCTTCCGTATGCATGGGCCTTCCCGGGCGCCCTGGGAGGCGTGCCGCTGGAGCGGCTGGGCTTCGCGCTGGAGACGAGCCTCTTGCCCGTGGGGGCCGGGGCCCTGCTGGGGCTGCGCATCACCGCCTCGCTGTGCCTGGGGGCGCTGCTCATGCATGGGCTCGTGGGGCCGCGCGTGTTCGCCTCGGGCCTCCTTCCTGCCGGGGGCGGCCTGCAAGACTTGCTCACCTGGAGCCTCTGGCCGGGCGCCGCGGCGCTCACCACGAGCTCGCTGCTGCGCTTTGCCCTTCAGGCCCGGGCGCTGAAGCGGGCGTGGCAGGGATTGCTATCGCTCCGGGCCTCGGCGCCGCAGCCGGTGGATGCCTTGCAGGTACCCCGCCGCTGGCTGGTGGGCGGCATCGCCGTGCTCGCACCCGCCGCCGTGTGGCTGGCCTTCACGGGGTTTGGCGTTCCGGTGCCCCATGCCGCGCTCGCGGTGGCGCTCTCCTTCTTCCTGTGCCTCATCTCGTGCCGGGTGACGGGGGAGACGGATGCCACCCCGGTGGGCTCATTGGGGCAGGTAACCCAGCTCACCTATGGCGCCCTGCTGCCGCGCAACGTCGTGGCCAATTTGGTGACCGCGGGCATCACCGTCAACACCGCCTCCTCCGCGGCGGACCTGCTGAGCGATCTCAAGACGGGGCACCTGCTGGGGGCGAATCCCCGGCGCCAATTCCTCGCACAGTTGCTGGGCACGGGGGTGGGCGCCGTGGCGGCCGTGCCCCTCTTCTACCTGCTGGTGCCGGATCGCTCCGCGCTGGGAGGCCCGCACTTCCCCGCCGCCGCCGCCTTCACCACGGCGAGCCTGTCCGAGGTGCTCTCCTCGGGTGTGAGCGGCCTGGCCCCGGACTTGCGCCTGGCCGGAGCGTGGGCGGCTTTCGGCGCGGCGGTGCTCACGCTCGCGGAGCACCTGCTGCCGGAGCGTGTCCGGCGCTGGGTGCCTTCCCCGCTGGGCCTGGGGCTGGCGTGCCTGCTGCCCGCCTCGACCTCGTTCGGACTCTTCCTGGGAGGACTGGCCGCGGAGGCCGTCCGGCGCCTGCGGCCCTCCGCCGTGGAGGGCCGCGTGCTGCCCCTCGCCGCAGGGCTCATCGCCGGAGAAGGGCTCGTCGGCGTGGCCATCGTGGGGCTGCAGTCGCTCTGA
- a CDS encoding ADYC domain-containing protein, with the protein MNRKDTSHWLNRVLLTAMGGLMAAAPQALAEGNVPDQGRRLHGTARERLERTNLSLSSALQGNVFLSGVTLEHGQLRAQGMSGNAFVNVKFTQTIANELVTFRITAAQRHKNRYGSPIALPSPYTWEYKVEYSSPSLGTGPLCPGAAEDRWALAIPGNWVGGDHTKTSYRFAFACLPRVAAPTLGGVAAKCVELGYPPWQNNDPRIDGTSLPLTQEDALRHHVVCTSLASADYCGEATPNTLNGTPIKLFHTGNVPVETDTSGQVRIGAGPVHQDYLFEAAWALVDVKTGQFIPSSSSQAELVRAQAVCLTKKRWSSLPLRGTCIADTDDDELTSRLPDPRLPDSGKYCEDYTRDELVQLGAVLFSYSKFLDVGLYRFKHTPTQQYLTTSHIILNPGLTGTEPLEERYQRLYQPDPAIFPDAGNYQLADKGLPDSYEGPLFRPSAPLHIFEGTNVSRLLRYRKAGSGVDGPASFFTAVEGNSVAIPADFILDGIEGYLYTAVTPPASGPGLLLFQNSAQGSFLTTGNKDLVPETPSEFYAPLTQDPMGYLPSLEFYAAPVPY; encoded by the coding sequence ATGAATCGCAAGGACACGAGTCATTGGTTGAACCGGGTGCTGCTCACCGCCATGGGCGGTCTCATGGCCGCGGCGCCCCAGGCCCTGGCCGAGGGCAACGTTCCCGACCAGGGGCGGCGGCTGCACGGCACCGCGCGCGAGCGGCTCGAGCGGACCAACCTCAGCCTCTCGTCCGCCCTTCAGGGGAATGTCTTCCTGAGCGGGGTGACGTTGGAGCATGGGCAGCTCCGGGCCCAGGGCATGTCTGGCAATGCCTTCGTCAACGTGAAGTTCACCCAGACCATCGCCAACGAGCTGGTGACGTTCCGCATCACCGCCGCGCAACGCCACAAGAACCGGTACGGCAGTCCCATCGCCCTGCCCTCTCCCTATACGTGGGAGTACAAGGTGGAGTACTCCTCCCCCAGCCTGGGCACGGGCCCGCTGTGCCCTGGAGCCGCGGAGGACCGGTGGGCCCTGGCCATCCCGGGCAATTGGGTAGGCGGCGACCACACGAAGACCTCATACCGGTTTGCCTTCGCGTGCCTGCCCCGGGTGGCGGCGCCCACGCTCGGGGGCGTGGCCGCCAAGTGCGTGGAGCTGGGCTATCCGCCCTGGCAGAACAACGATCCGCGGATCGACGGCACCTCGCTGCCCCTCACACAGGAGGACGCGCTCCGCCACCACGTGGTCTGCACGTCGCTGGCCTCCGCGGACTACTGCGGCGAGGCCACCCCCAACACCCTCAATGGCACCCCCATCAAGCTATTCCACACCGGGAACGTGCCGGTGGAGACAGACACCTCCGGACAGGTCCGCATCGGCGCGGGCCCCGTCCACCAGGACTACCTCTTCGAGGCGGCCTGGGCGCTCGTGGATGTGAAGACGGGCCAGTTCATCCCCTCCTCGAGTTCGCAGGCGGAGCTGGTCCGCGCGCAGGCGGTGTGTCTGACCAAGAAGCGCTGGTCCTCCCTTCCGCTCCGGGGCACCTGCATCGCCGACACGGACGATGACGAGTTGACCAGCCGCTTGCCGGATCCGCGGCTTCCCGACAGCGGCAAGTACTGCGAGGATTACACCCGCGACGAGCTGGTCCAGCTGGGGGCCGTGCTGTTTTCCTATTCCAAGTTCCTGGACGTGGGCCTCTACCGCTTCAAACACACCCCCACCCAGCAATACCTCACCACATCGCACATCATCCTCAACCCGGGCCTGACGGGGACCGAGCCCCTCGAGGAGCGCTACCAGCGCCTCTACCAGCCGGATCCCGCCATCTTCCCGGATGCCGGAAACTACCAGCTCGCGGACAAGGGTTTGCCCGACAGCTACGAGGGCCCTCTGTTCAGACCTTCGGCGCCCCTGCACATCTTCGAGGGGACGAATGTGAGCCGCCTGCTGCGCTACCGCAAGGCCGGAAGCGGCGTGGACGGTCCTGCGAGCTTCTTCACCGCCGTGGAAGGCAACAGCGTGGCGATTCCCGCGGACTTCATCCTGGATGGTATCGAGGGCTACCTGTACACCGCGGTGACGCCCCCTGCCTCGGGCCCGGGGCTCCTCCTTTTCCAGAACAGCGCGCAGGGTTCTTTCCTGACGACTGGAAACAAAGACCTCGTCCCCGAGACGCCGTCTGAATTCTACGCCCCCCTCACCCAGGACCCCATGGGCTACCTGCCGTCTCTGGAGTTCTACGCCGCGCCGGTGCCCTACTAG
- a CDS encoding bifunctional serine/threonine-protein kinase/formylglycine-generating enzyme family protein, which produces MSAWEPPPSFEEYRLIRLLGQGAMGQVYLAQDTLLDRPVAVKFLSGVAPDEGQRERFRTEARAVARLQHPNIVSIHRVGEVLRRPYLISEFIRGQSLDTLRWPAPWERAREIGTGLARGLAAAHRRGVLHRDIKPANAMLTEDGEVKLLDFGLAKFLDAALEGTGGGREPVPSALSEKALAMADTLPPGQAALQPRAALEETTGGPPAPEPRPAAALTVTGAWVGTPRYMAPELWRGEPASPRSDVYSLGALLFELCVGRAPLHGLGLAELQVAVQLPLPPVASRAPGVEPRFAALIDRCLSLQPAQRFASAEELREALESLGEEVRGPQAPAARPYPGLHAFSPGERAVFFGRGAEVRALLDRLRAEPFLLLAGDSGVGKSSLCHAGLLPRVAEGALGGAWRVLSLVPGRRPLAALAATLAPHLGSPEAQVQEELRTGPFALARRLRALAPQQSLLLFVDQLEELLTLSEPEEAALVSELLGCLAEGIPGVRLLATVRGDFLTRLAALPGLGDGLSGALFLLRPLSEAGLREAITEPARAQGVTFESEALVESLMAAGRTEGGLPLLQFALSELWETRDVERRVIPAAALEALGGVAGALARHADGVIHRLLPAQQETTRHLLLRLVTPEGTRARRTREELLGHGPDQEEARGVLEALVRGRLLVARETEGEPTYEVAHEALLTGWDQLRGWLAGNAERRAALQRLERAAAEWHRLGRARDALGGARLLSEVEALDLGQLEPREAAFLAASRRAVRRSRWLRVGATLALPLVAACLYGGNLLLLRLKTDREVKAHVETAQRVLAWARTQNTAVETLRTQAFAAFDRRRFTEAEALWAQVTQLTQQMHARGYDLARQEFEKAVLRAPQRRDTRSLLAGALYERLVLAERDRQDVLGDQLAYQLELYDEAGEYRRRLRAPARVALDTLPSGATVAVQRYAAEGGRRTLSAEQPLGTVPLAPVPLEPGSYRLVFRLPGRPPVLYPLRVERGEMLRLRIPVPSAVPEGYVYLPPGRFLFGSHDEELVRRNFLQAQPVHPLSTGGFLMARHEVTYGGWLEFLRALPPAERAQRLPQAASIGGSSSVGIQELPSGAWQFTFRLREHAYVAREGQPLTYLERTHRSEQDWLHFPVSGISWEDARAYAAWLGQSGRLPGARLCDVYEWERAARGADTRIYPHGDVLEPDDANFDITYGQKTLAFGPDTVGSHPASDSPFGIADLAGNVWEWTTVAAEPTAALYSGGSFYQSLVAARSSNHARGEPAQRTPHIGLRICAPPPVPDPPPG; this is translated from the coding sequence GTGTCCGCCTGGGAGCCCCCTCCATCCTTCGAGGAGTACCGGCTCATCCGCCTGCTGGGGCAGGGGGCCATGGGCCAGGTGTACCTGGCGCAGGACACGCTCCTGGACCGCCCCGTCGCCGTGAAGTTCCTCTCGGGCGTGGCCCCGGACGAGGGCCAGCGCGAGCGCTTCCGCACCGAGGCCCGCGCGGTGGCCCGGCTCCAGCACCCCAACATCGTCTCCATCCACCGGGTGGGCGAGGTGCTGCGCCGCCCCTACCTCATCTCGGAGTTCATCCGGGGCCAGAGCCTCGACACCCTGCGCTGGCCCGCCCCCTGGGAGCGGGCGCGCGAGATTGGCACGGGCCTGGCCCGGGGGCTGGCGGCCGCCCACCGGCGCGGCGTGCTGCACCGGGACATCAAGCCCGCCAACGCCATGCTCACCGAGGACGGGGAGGTGAAGCTGCTGGACTTCGGCCTCGCCAAGTTCCTGGATGCCGCCCTGGAGGGCACCGGCGGCGGGCGCGAGCCGGTCCCCTCCGCCCTCTCGGAGAAGGCGCTGGCCATGGCGGACACGCTGCCCCCGGGGCAGGCGGCGCTCCAGCCCCGGGCGGCCCTGGAGGAGACCACGGGAGGGCCCCCGGCCCCGGAGCCCCGTCCGGCCGCCGCGCTGACCGTCACGGGGGCCTGGGTGGGCACGCCCCGCTACATGGCGCCGGAGCTCTGGCGCGGCGAGCCGGCCTCCCCTCGCAGTGACGTGTACTCGCTCGGGGCCCTCCTCTTCGAGCTGTGTGTGGGACGGGCGCCCCTGCACGGCCTGGGGCTCGCCGAGCTGCAGGTGGCCGTGCAGCTGCCCCTTCCCCCCGTGGCCTCCCGGGCCCCCGGCGTCGAGCCGCGCTTCGCGGCGCTCATCGACCGCTGCCTCTCGCTCCAGCCCGCCCAGCGCTTCGCCTCGGCGGAGGAGCTGCGCGAGGCGCTGGAGTCCCTGGGCGAGGAGGTCCGCGGCCCCCAGGCCCCCGCGGCCCGGCCCTACCCGGGCCTGCATGCCTTCTCCCCCGGTGAGCGCGCGGTGTTCTTCGGCCGGGGAGCCGAGGTGCGCGCGCTGCTGGACCGGCTGCGCGCGGAGCCCTTCCTCCTGCTGGCGGGAGACTCGGGGGTGGGCAAGTCCTCGCTCTGCCACGCCGGATTGTTGCCCCGCGTCGCCGAGGGGGCCCTGGGCGGCGCCTGGCGGGTGCTGTCGCTGGTTCCAGGCCGGCGCCCGCTCGCGGCCCTGGCCGCCACGCTCGCCCCGCACCTGGGCAGCCCCGAGGCGCAGGTGCAGGAAGAGCTGCGCACGGGCCCCTTCGCGCTGGCGCGGCGGCTCCGGGCCCTGGCCCCCCAGCAGAGCCTCCTGCTCTTCGTGGACCAGCTGGAGGAGTTGCTCACCCTGTCCGAGCCCGAGGAGGCCGCCCTCGTGAGCGAGCTGCTGGGGTGCCTGGCCGAGGGCATTCCCGGCGTCCGGCTGCTGGCCACCGTGCGCGGGGACTTCCTCACGCGGCTGGCGGCCCTGCCCGGCCTGGGGGATGGGCTCTCCGGCGCGCTGTTCCTGCTGCGGCCCCTGTCGGAGGCCGGGCTCCGGGAGGCCATCACCGAGCCGGCCCGCGCCCAGGGCGTCACCTTCGAGTCCGAAGCCCTGGTCGAGTCCCTGATGGCCGCGGGGCGCACCGAGGGCGGGCTGCCCCTGCTCCAGTTCGCCCTCTCCGAGCTGTGGGAGACGCGCGACGTGGAGCGCCGCGTCATCCCCGCCGCGGCCCTGGAGGCGCTGGGGGGCGTGGCGGGCGCGCTGGCGCGGCATGCCGATGGCGTGATCCACCGGCTGCTGCCCGCGCAGCAGGAGACCACCCGGCACCTGCTCCTGCGGCTCGTCACCCCCGAGGGCACCCGCGCCCGGCGCACGCGCGAGGAGCTGCTGGGCCACGGCCCGGACCAGGAGGAGGCCCGGGGGGTGCTCGAGGCGCTGGTGCGCGGGCGCCTGCTGGTGGCGCGCGAGACGGAAGGGGAGCCCACCTACGAGGTGGCCCACGAGGCGCTGCTCACGGGCTGGGACCAGCTCCGGGGCTGGCTTGCGGGCAATGCCGAGCGCCGGGCGGCCCTCCAGCGCCTGGAGCGGGCCGCCGCCGAGTGGCACCGCCTGGGCCGCGCCCGCGACGCGCTGGGGGGAGCCCGGCTGCTCTCCGAGGTGGAGGCCCTGGACCTGGGGCAGCTGGAGCCCCGGGAGGCCGCGTTCCTCGCCGCCTCGCGCCGGGCGGTGCGCCGGAGCCGGTGGCTGCGCGTGGGGGCCACGCTCGCCCTGCCCCTGGTGGCCGCGTGCCTCTACGGCGGCAACCTGCTGCTCCTGCGCCTGAAGACGGACCGGGAGGTGAAGGCGCACGTGGAGACCGCGCAGCGCGTGCTCGCGTGGGCGCGGACGCAGAACACCGCCGTCGAGACGCTCCGGACGCAGGCCTTCGCCGCCTTCGACCGCCGCCGGTTCACGGAGGCCGAGGCCCTGTGGGCCCAGGTCACCCAGCTCACCCAGCAGATGCACGCGCGGGGCTATGACCTGGCCCGCCAGGAATTCGAGAAGGCCGTCCTGAGGGCCCCCCAGCGCCGCGACACGCGCTCCCTGCTCGCGGGAGCCCTCTACGAGCGGCTGGTGCTGGCGGAGCGCGACCGGCAGGACGTGCTGGGGGACCAGCTCGCCTACCAGCTCGAGCTCTATGACGAGGCGGGCGAGTACCGCCGCCGGCTCCGGGCACCGGCCCGGGTGGCCCTCGACACGCTGCCCTCGGGCGCCACGGTCGCGGTGCAGCGCTATGCGGCCGAAGGCGGCCGGCGCACGCTCTCCGCCGAGCAGCCCCTGGGCACGGTGCCCCTGGCCCCCGTTCCGCTGGAGCCCGGCTCGTACCGCCTCGTCTTCCGGCTGCCCGGACGTCCACCCGTGCTCTACCCGCTGCGCGTGGAGCGGGGGGAGATGCTGCGCCTGCGCATCCCCGTGCCCAGCGCCGTCCCCGAAGGGTACGTCTACCTCCCCCCGGGCCGCTTCCTCTTCGGCAGCCACGACGAGGAGCTGGTGCGGCGCAACTTCCTCCAGGCGCAGCCGGTCCACCCGCTCTCCACGGGGGGCTTCCTCATGGCGCGCCACGAGGTGACCTACGGCGGCTGGCTCGAGTTCCTGCGCGCCCTGCCCCCCGCGGAGCGGGCCCAGCGCCTGCCCCAGGCGGCCAGCATCGGCGGCAGCTCGTCCGTCGGCATCCAGGAGCTGCCTTCAGGGGCCTGGCAGTTCACCTTCCGCCTGCGGGAGCACGCCTACGTGGCGCGGGAGGGGCAGCCACTCACGTACCTGGAGCGCACCCACCGCTCCGAGCAGGACTGGCTGCACTTCCCCGTGTCCGGCATCTCCTGGGAGGACGCCCGCGCCTACGCGGCCTGGCTCGGCCAGTCCGGCCGCCTGCCCGGCGCGCGGCTGTGCGACGTGTACGAGTGGGAGCGGGCCGCCCGGGGCGCCGACACGCGCATCTACCCCCACGGGGACGTGCTGGAGCCGGACGACGCCAACTTCGACATCACCTACGGGCAGAAGACGCTCGCCTTCGGGCCGGACACGGTGGGCAGCCACCCGGCCTCGGACAGCCCTTTTGGCATCGCCGATCTGGCAGGCAACGTGTGGGAGTGGACCACCGTCGCCGCCGAGCCCACGGCGGCCCTCTACTCGGGGGGCAGCTTCTACCAGAGCCTGGTGGCCGCCCGGAGCAGCAACCACGCCCGGGGCGAGCCCGCGCAGCGCACACCGCACATCGGCCTGCGCATCTGTGCGCCGCCCCCCGTGCCGGACCCGCCCCCGGGGTGA
- a CDS encoding SGNH/GDSL hydrolase family protein, translated as MTRVLFIGNSYTSVNDLPGMLAAFVEHLMPGLPFSTEAIAPGGATLRSHLRQGVASQRIRDGGWQYVVLQEQSQLGGMHIDGEAFLGPPEAIFYPAARQLVAQAMAAGAKPLLYMTWSRRENLSAQRLLTHAYASMASELGAGLAPVGVAWERVRRERPALELYAEDGSHPAPAGTYLSACVMFSSLFRQPCLGAPGTFAPLPEPLARYLQQVGSEVALAEPLPERTAPPPPTLPSLPPGEPLVPARLAGRWSGTLSLYPREQGMSPALLSLSLSPQGSGAVGHARLTMRGRSAEAPIHVRLEGDTASFSIHDGSFLEAQVEFRATWRAGALRGVAFAEDPQGSPWHGSWSVCPDAP; from the coding sequence ATGACGCGCGTCCTCTTCATCGGCAACAGCTACACCTCGGTCAATGACCTCCCGGGAATGCTCGCGGCCTTCGTGGAGCACCTGATGCCCGGCCTCCCGTTCAGCACCGAGGCCATTGCCCCTGGAGGGGCGACCTTGCGGTCTCACCTGCGGCAGGGCGTGGCGTCCCAGCGCATCCGTGACGGAGGCTGGCAGTACGTGGTGCTCCAGGAGCAAAGCCAGCTCGGCGGCATGCACATCGACGGCGAGGCCTTCCTGGGTCCTCCCGAGGCGATCTTCTACCCTGCGGCACGTCAGCTCGTGGCCCAGGCCATGGCCGCCGGCGCGAAGCCTCTCCTTTACATGACCTGGTCTCGCCGGGAGAACCTGTCCGCGCAAAGACTGCTCACCCATGCCTATGCGAGCATGGCCTCCGAGCTGGGCGCGGGCCTGGCCCCCGTGGGCGTTGCTTGGGAGCGCGTGCGGCGTGAGCGCCCCGCTCTTGAGCTGTACGCGGAGGACGGAAGCCACCCCGCTCCCGCGGGCACCTACCTGTCCGCCTGCGTGATGTTCTCCTCTCTCTTTCGCCAGCCGTGTCTGGGCGCACCGGGGACCTTCGCCCCCCTGCCGGAACCCCTCGCGCGATACCTGCAACAGGTGGGCTCCGAGGTGGCGCTCGCGGAGCCGTTGCCTGAACGCACCGCGCCCCCGCCCCCCACGCTTCCGAGTCTCCCCCCGGGCGAGCCCCTCGTGCCCGCGCGGCTCGCGGGCCGGTGGAGCGGGACCTTGAGCCTCTACCCGAGGGAGCAGGGCATGTCCCCGGCCCTCTTGAGCCTCTCCTTGTCGCCCCAGGGCTCCGGGGCGGTGGGCCACGCGCGGCTCACGATGCGCGGCCGATCCGCCGAGGCTCCCATCCATGTTCGCCTGGAGGGCGACACCGCCTCCTTTTCCATCCACGATGGGTCTTTCCTGGAAGCCCAGGTGGAATTCCGCGCCACCTGGAGGGCCGGGGCACTCCGGGGTGTGGCCTTCGCCGAGGACCCTCAGGGCAGCCCGTGGCACGGCTCGTGGAGCGTTTGTCCGGATGCTCCTTGA